The Manihot esculenta cultivar AM560-2 chromosome 17, M.esculenta_v8, whole genome shotgun sequence genome contains the following window.
TGGTAAAATTTTacaagaagaagaaattttGGGTTGTTTCATTATGCATCTGTTATGCTTTAGGTTATGTAATAAAGATGGACAGATAGTTTTTAGTATCATGTCCTTTGGACAAAGCACCTTCTCTAGATTCCATTCTCCAATTCGCACAAGGATGTACATGTTCATGAAGCTCTGAATATCTAGTCCCTTGTGGATTATTTTTGCACATCTTTTCAAATGTAATTTGACCATTTACAGAATTATCATGTGGCAAAGCTAGTGGAAAAATtggaaaaaatttaatatatgtaaGAGTAGAAGAATTACTGAGAATCATCTAGTTCTGCAGTTAACAATGTTCTCTGTCATTTGGTGCATCTTATATTCTATTTCATGACAGTTAGAAAATACTATTGTTAAATCCTACTGTTTAGTGTCATTTTTTATGTTAGAATAGTAATAATCCATAAAAAATAccattaattttattactactTGAACTTTGAAGTTTTTGTGAAGCATTTATGGCTTTTGTATAATTTTGGCAATAATGATTGTTGTGACTGGTAAATGACAGGTTGTGATTCCTTTTACTTACATGGGTATTGTTATCTTCTTTGCCCTGCTTTTCTTTTGAACATCCTTGGTTCTTGGAAGAAGTCCAACCATTTTAAATTGCCTTGTGTTCTGCTTCAAAATATTAACCTGTTCACATGTGCTAATATATGGGTACATCTCATAAATTATCCTATATCACTTTTTTATGCTTTATACTATATGGCCATGGATACAACAATTCTATGGTTCTATTGCTTTGCAACTTTTTAACAGATCATTTTGAGATATATTTTGTCTTCTGCATTATTGAGTCCGagcctaatttttttttccttctaatTCTTTTTTAACCTGCAGAGGATCCCTGATAATTTTGTCAAAAAATTTGGAAATGACTTATCCGCTTTTGGGAGACTCAGTGTTCCAGGTGGTCCTGTGTGGCCTGTAGGATTAATAAAAGCCGATGACAAATTTTGGTTTCATGAAGGATGGCAGGAATTTATGGAGCGTTACTCAATACGTGTAGGGTACTTTTTGGTCTTCAGATATGAAGGGCATGCAGTTTTTACTGTTCATATATTCAATTTATCTGCTTCTGAGATAAACTATCAATCCAATGCTCTAAGTGGCAGAAGATTTCTTGCCTTTGAAGAGATGGGAGATGATGACTTCGTTGAATACTTGAGCTCCTCATCtccatacttgcttcctaattctTTGAAAAGTAAGGTTCTTGATGAACGTCTTGATCAAATGACAATTAACAAAAGTTACAATCCTCCAGCATTGCAGAATTTGTTCCATGAGTCTAAACTTAACTACATAAATTGGTCTGGTGAAGGGAACGTGCTCTTATCGAAGGGTGATAGTATTTCACAAGTGACAAATCAAGCTACGCGAGATGTTGGTGTTCAGTTTAATGCAATCGAGATGAAAAACTATGCTGATGATGTGAAATTTTATGTTCCAGATGGAGAAATACAAAAGCCTAAAAAACAGGGAAGGAAAAAGCGGAAAATTGATCCTAGTAAGTGAAGTTGTTTCTTCTCATAGCCTTGTTAGTGAAAATCCTTACATTTATTGATTCAACAAAACTGCAGATGAGCAGCAACCACCAGCTTCACAAGAAGATGAAGCTGAAATGCGCTTTAGATTTTATGAGAGTGCTTCAGCAAGAAAGCGAACTGTGACTGCTGAAGAAAGAGAAAGGGCAATAAATGCAGCTAAAGCATTTGAGCCTATTAATCCTTTTTGTAGGGTCGTCCTGCGGCCATCTTACTTATACAGGGGTTGCATTATGGTGAATCATTAACTATAATGGCAATATTCAttgtttcattttcattttacaCCATATTATACTTAGTATAAAATGCGTCCTTTTCTCTATGCAGTATTTGCCGTCTTGCTTTGCTGAGAAGAATCTGAATGGGGTTTCAGGATTCATTAAACTCCAGTTGTGTGATGGGAAACAGTGGCCTGTCAGATGCCTTTATAGGGGAGGTAGAGCTAAATTAAGCCAAGGGTGGTATGAATTCACATTGGAGAATAATTTGGGGGAAGGAGATGTTTGTATTTTTGAGCTGATGAGATCAAGGGATATTGTGCTGAAAGTTACTGTATTTCGTGTTCTTGAAAGCGCTGGACTTGTGAACCGACCTTGACAACAAAATATCAGCTTCAGTTAAACTAGACAGAATCTGCTGGCTGGTAAATTTCCAAGTTAAGAAACTTTGTCAAGTAATTCTCCTTTTCTGGGTGATTGTCTATGCTCTGGTTTTCTTCTTATGGTATTTAATTCTTGTTTGATGTCTATATAACTTTTCAGCTTTCATAGCAAACTAGTGGAACTTTCCATTGTTAGATGTTTCAATAGATAGTTTTGTGGCTTTACTAGGGCTGTAAATAGAATGTTCAGTCAAGTGATATTTTTAACTAGACCACAGCAGATTTCAGGCATAATTTATCAGTATGGTTGATGTTGcagttattattgttatttggTTTACTCATgtttaggttttcttttttttctttctgtttCCTTGTCGAGATATTCATGTTTAGGTTGCTGCTGCAGTTCTGTGACTTTGAGACTTCTGTTAGAATAACTTGTAGTGCTTGTTTGACATGGTTTACTGGGAAAATATGATAATGAAAACTAATTGGTTTCCTTTGTGGGTTGGTATTATAATTTCAAGTTTTGGAACTAATACCCACATTGGATTTAAATacctaaattattaataaaaaaatttactatttaatctttatgtACAGTAAAACTCATTGGCTGGTTCTGCagctttaaaaaatatactaaaatggTCCTGAAATTTTGCAATATTTACTCGTTAGGTCTTCCATTAATCTTGTTTTACTATATAGCCGATTGGAATTCACCCGCTGAAGCTTCACAGATATATCATACGGTTTGAGGATAACGATAATCATTACATCATCAGAGGTTCGTGGGcagctcaaaactcggaaaatATCAGCCTcttagataaataaattttaatttatgttaataTTCCAACACGTTTCATTACTTCGATTATCAGCTAAATCACTTCTATTGCAACCTTGAGCTAATAATATGTCAAAATGAGTCTGCTTCTCATCTCAGGCTCTAACCCACTTCTTCTGTTCTGTACTCATATTCCCTCACCTTGTTTCCAAGCTCGGaataaatatcatttttacCTTTAAATTTTAGAGCAACAATCAATTTTGATGAAATTTAGTTTTTagctaaatttatttaaatcctaaaatcaaatttactcattttgcaaaaaaaaaaaagattttaataataaaataataatttttatattttaatattataaaaattattgaacgataaatattatttttttcgttcttatttttgtttattttaaaagtattatttattttttttatattatataatatagaaATGAACTATtataatactatttaattttattttattttaaaataatattttattaattattattttttaattaagtatttaaatatatcttaatatttaataaaatttaataaaaaaattatttatttttaatatatgtaaaaaaataaagtaaataaaaattatagaaagtagtttttttaaagatatttaaagatatttaaaaaaatatttgtaatcCTGAATTTCTAAtgaactttttttaattaaaaaagtaatttataacATCGtagtttctattaattttaatattaaataatttaattttattattttaataataaataatttaatttttaaaattttattatttctattaaaatttactgttaaattataataatttagttattaaaattttaatatttacagtaaattaattctttaatttaaattgattttcttAATTCAGAGATGATATTCTAAATTACCCATAAAAAAGAAAggtaatttttttgaaattattattacttAAAGAAGGATTAGAttgaacttttctttaaatGCAGGTAAAGAAAAAAAGATTGAACTTTCCTTACTTATTTTAGCAGGTTAACCAAAGGCCCAATTGCCATAGAAGGCAAAGATTGAAGCTATCCTCTCCGCTTCTTGTCTCAAGAACTCTATTTTTTGCTGAGAAGAGTTGCCGCCTgccttctttatatttttttttcttgatttttcaataaatatgtATGAAtgatctataatttttttttccatggATTTAATTACCTTCTACTCCTATTGGAGATTTTAGCCTGTTATGGCTTTTACTTTCCACTTCCCTTCTTCATAGACCCACTCCTCCAGTTGAACAACGGGGCTTCATCGTAACCTTCGTCCGCCTCAGTTTATGTTGGTGGGCTGGTGGCCTCAGAAACCTCATCAATGCTTGAAGGAGATGGACGATTGTTTTTTGTAAGGAAAGAAAGACAAGAACCCACGGGTTTCCTTGCTTATATCCAATTGGTAAAGAGAGGTTTCCACgatgttaaaatttaatcatttttaataataaactgAAGTTAAGAGCTGACatgaaatatctaaaaaatttaGGGTGTGCAAGTGCAAATTATCCAGTAAATGCCTGGAAGAAATTCTATGCTGACacataattattttaagttaattaattattaatccaTTACGACCAAAATGCGGAATTTCAGTTGGTTTTCTATTTCACATTAAAGAAATCACAGTTGCAGTGTAATTTTCCAATGCCTGGAGCCTGAAGTTCACACTCACTTAAGGAGAAACTTTCCTCCAAGGACACAGAGCAGTGTTGACTTGATTAGGAGTAACCAAGCTTAGGAATCATCAATGCCTAGCCCAAGTGAAATGGAACCCAACGCCAATCGTCGTCTCCGGTGGCTGCCGGAGAGACCTTCTCAGCATTTCTTCAAGATAATCCTTCCCAGTACCATCCATGAAAAAAAGCTGGTAAAAATTCTTACTTTTGTTTAAATTCATGTACCCATATGTTGCTTCTTCAGCTTGCAAATCATAAAGCAAATTAGAAAGATGCAAtattttgttttatattttcaacTCTTGCATGCAAGAATCCCAGTTAATTGAGACCATTTTCTTGGTAACCAAACAGGAAGTCTGAAAAAAAACGTGGTTATTGGTTTTGAATAGAGTGCATTAACTGCAATTAATTAATCTAACTTCATTGAATTACCTGTAGAGGATTCCAAATAAATTTGTGAGCAAATTTGGGGATGAACTTTCTGATTTTGCTAATATCATCGTCCCCAATGGTTGTGCTTGGAAAGTGAGATTAACAAAAGAT
Protein-coding sequences here:
- the LOC110605545 gene encoding B3 domain-containing transcription factor VRN1 isoform X1, encoding MPRPYFHKLILSNTIRDKKLRIPDNFVKKFGNDLSAFGRLSVPGGPVWPVGLIKADDKFWFHEGWQEFMERYSIRVGYFLVFRYEGHAVFTVHIFNLSASEINYQSNALSGRRFLAFEEMGDDDFVEYLSSSSPYLLPNSLKSKVLDERLDQMTINKSYNPPALQNLFHESKLNYINWSGEGNVLLSKGDSISQVTNQATRDVGVQFNAIEMKNYADDVKFYVPDGEIQKPKKQGRKKRKIDPNEQQPPASQEDEAEMRFRFYESASARKRTVTAEERERAINAAKAFEPINPFCRVVLRPSYLYRGCIMYLPSCFAEKNLNGVSGFIKLQLCDGKQWPVRCLYRGGRAKLSQGWYEFTLENNLGEGDVCIFELMRSRDIVLKVTVFRVLESAGLVNRP
- the LOC110605545 gene encoding B3 domain-containing transcription factor VRN1 isoform X2, producing MPRPYFHKLILSNTIRDKKLRIPDNFVKKFGNDLSAFGRLSVPGGPVWPVGLIKADDKFWFHEGWQEFMERYSIRVGYFLVFRYEGHAVFTVHIFNLSASEINYQSNALSGRRFLAFEEMGDDDFVEYLSSSSPYLLPNSLKRNVLLSKGDSISQVTNQATRDVGVQFNAIEMKNYADDVKFYVPDGEIQKPKKQGRKKRKIDPNEQQPPASQEDEAEMRFRFYESASARKRTVTAEERERAINAAKAFEPINPFCRVVLRPSYLYRGCIMYLPSCFAEKNLNGVSGFIKLQLCDGKQWPVRCLYRGGRAKLSQGWYEFTLENNLGEGDVCIFELMRSRDIVLKVTVFRVLESAGLVNRP